AATCCGTTCTTCTGCCAGGTCATTACCCTGGACAGCGCGTAAAAGGGTAGCTTCCAAAAACTACGGCGCCAGACACTCTTGAGGAATCCCGGAAACATGATAAGTTTATACAGCCGCCCTCTCTCTCCTGCGACCCGGGAATGCTGACACCAAAGATCGAGCATTGCTCTCCAGCGGGTGGGCGGGTTCATCGTGACGTTATACTCGATATACTCAATCCACGGTACCGGAAGGTCCCGAATGCTTTCGAGGACTTCCGAAGGAACGGCAGCCGAAACCGTCTTTCGCAGATAAGCGAGGCTTTCTCTCAGAGGCAAGATGAGGCGCCGCTTCAAGGCTTGCGCAATGAGGCGGTTCCAATCAATTTCGGATTGTGCGGTGTTGAGAATGGTCATTGCATCTGCTACCCAGCGGAAGGGCGGCGTGTAATTCCACCGTGCTCCGTGAATGCAGACGTGCAACAATTGGTCGGTCGGATTCAGGGCGAGGGTAGCAACGTCATGGATGGTGACGGGTCTCGCCCCATCCCAAAAATCATCGTCGGCGTTCATCCCCCGGGATTGCGACAGCACGTGCCAATGAAGATCGAATTCCTGACCGGCGGCATTCTTAAATCCATGGGAAAAACTCACCGAGATATACTCCTCCGTCGGCATGAAATCCATGGGGGCCCATCCCAGACTCTGTAACAGCTCGATTGCAGGCAAGGCCTTATCCATTCGAATGAGGACGTCAAAATCGTTCATCGGCCGGAGCCCGTAATCTTTGTAATACCCTATGGTAAGGGGGGCTCCTTTCAAGATCAGGGTCTCTATCTCTGCTTCGCGAAAAGAACAGAGGAGAGAGGCGATAGCATGGAACAGCATCTGATTTTTGTACCACGTCTGGCGATAGACGCCCTTGTATTTCCCCATAGACGGATCCTTCAAACCATGGGTCCGGAGATTCCGATAAAGGAGCGGCAGCATGCGGTGGGAAGCGGAATCAACCTGCTCTACGTCGACGGACGATTTCCATGCCTTCCACGCCTCGACGGCGTCCTTGCCGCGTAAAAGCGCAGCCCGCAGGAGCAACTCCTGTTCCGGTGAAGGCAAACTGTATCGTTTAGATTGCCCTCTCCTCATGTGCAATCCCCCTCCTTCACGCCGTCCGCCCCACCAGGAGATGAAAAGGTCTGGATGAATTTTGTCATTGCCCGAACCTCATGATATGCGGCCTTCCATTCGTCCGCTTTCGTTGGATTCAATGGTCTTCCCTCGCAATCGGTGCTTGCTATCCATATGCCGTCGTCGGAGGGTATCTGGTACCGGAAAATCCAGTTGAGAAGCAGGTCAAGGACCCTGCGGTAATCTGCCGTTCGTTTGTACCGAAGGGCATCGGTCAGGCCTGCAAGGCATTCGGCCTGCACCCACCAGACCTTCTCGGTGTTTGACGCGGGCTGTTCACCAAAGCCTTTGAAGTAAAACCCCCCTCTCTTGTAATCGAACCCGTACGTTAAGGCATGGGTGAGAATACTGAAAGAATGGTCCCAGTCGGGAGGGCTTTCGAGGACCTCCTGTGCACGGATCATTAACCAGGCGAACTCAACATTATGGCCATAGCAGATCTCTTCGAAGCCCTCCCCCTTCACCTCGCCCCAATCGTCCAGCCGGTACTCACAAAAAGCGCTTGCCTCTTTGGGAAAGAAGAAGGTCTTGTTGATGTGCAGTGCCTCAGTCAGCGCCGATTTCACCGAGGCGTCACGAGTCACCTCGTAAAACTCTGTGAGGGCCTCCATCCAGTGCAGATGGGCATTGCCGCTCTTTACGCCGAGAACCCCTGGCAAGCCTTTCGGATACCATAACATTCCTTGCCCCGAGGATTTCAGAGGGCTGAAGTCTTCTTCTCCATGCTCCCGCCACCCCGGGTGTATCCCGTCGTGAAACTTCTCTTGTACCTTCTCAAAGAGGAAGAAGGCTTGATCGAGGGGAGCGGACAGGCCGCTTGCACGATAGTATTCAAGGAGGGCATAGAGGACAAAGGCCTGTCCATAGAGAGATTTGCAGGGATTGATCACCCGCCCCCTGAGATCGGTTTTCCAGAAGAACCCCCCGTAGTGCTTATCAAGCAAGGCACCAAGCAAGAAGCGGTAGCCAGCCTCGGCAGCCTTCAGATAATCCCGATTCCCATTGCTGTAGCCCAATCGGTGAGCCATCGAAAAAACGAGGAGGAGACGGGATTGAGAGACCAATTGTTTTTCTCCCGTCCTGCGACCGTTACGGCAAAGGGCTGCTGAAATCCATGCATGGAGACGGTTTGGCCTGTTCCGTGAAGGGGAAAGTCTGTCCGACAGGATATACCCGCCGTTTGCCAAGTCTACGGCCGTGTCATGCCAGTAGGGCATTACCTTCTCGCGCAGGCAGCGATCCAATTCTTCTGCTATTGCGCTTTCACTGATTTCTTCGAAATCGATCATGACTCCTTCTTTATCTCGCCCAGCAATCTCTTCATAAGCTGTTGTCTCAGATATCTCCCTGTGAATCGATCAGCCGAGTCAGATGCGAGAAATCTTATGGCCGCTTTTCTGAAGGAGACGATTTCTTCCTGTGACATATCCTTAATCATCCGAAAGATTCGCGCGGGGTCTTGATCCCTGCAGTCTATATAACAATCGGAAGGGAAGGTTTCCTTTACAAACGCTCCTCCGCCCCAGTAGAGGGGAACAGCACCCGATCGAAAGGCATCGAGCATCTTTTCCGTGATGTATCCGGGGAGATCGCAGTTTTCAAAAGCCAGAATAAAATTATATCTTCTCAGGGTCTTCTGCTTGTCTTCGGCAGTGCCGCAATAATTGGGAAAGGTGACCCATTTGTTTCGTTGTCCTCCCCACGGTTCCGCCCCATAAATGTCGATATCCTTTCCCATGGCCTCAACAAAGCGAATTCTC
The sequence above is drawn from the Thermodesulfovibrionales bacterium genome and encodes:
- a CDS encoding AGE family epimerase/isomerase, producing MIDFEEISESAIAEELDRCLREKVMPYWHDTAVDLANGGYILSDRLSPSRNRPNRLHAWISAALCRNGRRTGEKQLVSQSRLLLVFSMAHRLGYSNGNRDYLKAAEAGYRFLLGALLDKHYGGFFWKTDLRGRVINPCKSLYGQAFVLYALLEYYRASGLSAPLDQAFFLFEKVQEKFHDGIHPGWREHGEEDFSPLKSSGQGMLWYPKGLPGVLGVKSGNAHLHWMEALTEFYEVTRDASVKSALTEALHINKTFFFPKEASAFCEYRLDDWGEVKGEGFEEICYGHNVEFAWLMIRAQEVLESPPDWDHSFSILTHALTYGFDYKRGGFYFKGFGEQPASNTEKVWWVQAECLAGLTDALRYKRTADYRRVLDLLLNWIFRYQIPSDDGIWIASTDCEGRPLNPTKADEWKAAYHEVRAMTKFIQTFSSPGGADGVKEGDCT
- a CDS encoding nucleotidyltransferase family protein; this translates as MRRGQSKRYSLPSPEQELLLRAALLRGKDAVEAWKAWKSSVDVEQVDSASHRMLPLLYRNLRTHGLKDPSMGKYKGVYRQTWYKNQMLFHAIASLLCSFREAEIETLILKGAPLTIGYYKDYGLRPMNDFDVLIRMDKALPAIELLQSLGWAPMDFMPTEEYISVSFSHGFKNAAGQEFDLHWHVLSQSRGMNADDDFWDGARPVTIHDVATLALNPTDQLLHVCIHGARWNYTPPFRWVADAMTILNTAQSEIDWNRLIAQALKRRLILPLRESLAYLRKTVSAAVPSEVLESIRDLPVPWIEYIEYNVTMNPPTRWRAMLDLWCQHSRVAGERGRLYKLIMFPGFLKSVWRRSFWKLPFYALSRVMTWQKNGLTKSP